One segment of Sylvia atricapilla isolate bSylAtr1 unplaced genomic scaffold, bSylAtr1.pri scaffold_97_arrow_ctg1, whole genome shotgun sequence DNA contains the following:
- the LOC136375157 gene encoding zinc finger protein 3-like — MESREDKSPRQELVGEAVWSGSTAQECTGEEKGRRSLRRRGCKGPWRGCEGERASVGREGGRRWSQSSEQVLHEEPRDGEKPHKCLECGKSFRSPCDLIYHQRSHTGERPYECGECGKSFSRSSYLIYHQRIHTGERPYKCGECGKDFRHRASLSLHQKVHTGERPYECSQCGKGFLTSTRLLEHQQTHSEERPFRCPNCGKGFRHNSNLIQHQHIHTRERPQERPQCGKSFFRSSDLARHQQRHHQESPASAPSAGGVSFSAPAPVPTGGATLGKALVTHNTHVPFWEVMFLVMLLVWH, encoded by the coding sequence atggagagcagggaggaCAAATCCCCGCGGCAGGAGCTCGTGGGAGAGGCCGTTTGGAGCGGCTCCACGGCGCAGGAATGCACCGGGGAGGAGAAGGGCCGGAGATCCCTGAGGAGGAGGGGCTGCAAAGGCCCATGGCGAGGATGTGAGGGGGAAAGGGCCAGCGTGGGCCGGGAAGGCGGCCGGAGATGGagccagagctcagagcaggtGCTCCATGAGGAGCCTCGTGATGGGGAGAAGCCCCACAAGTGCctggagtgtgggaagagcttcagatCGCCATGTGACCTTATCTATCACCAGAGGAGCCACACAGGAGAACggccctacgagtgtggggaatgtgggaaaAGCTTCAGCCGGAGCTCCTACCTGATCTACCACCAGAGGATCCACACTGGGGAAAGGCCGTACAagtgtggggagtgtgggaaggACTTCAGGCACAGAGCCAGCCTGAGCTTGCACCAAAAGGTCCACACTGGGGAACGGCCCTACGAGTGTTCCCAGTGTGGGAAGGGGTTTCTGACCAGCACCCGCCTCCTTGAACATCAGCAGACACACTCAGAGGAGAGGCCCTTCCGCTGCCCCAACTGCGGGAAGGGCTTCAGACACAACTCCAACCTGATCCAGCACCAGCACATCCACAccagggagaggccccaggAGCgtccccagtgtgggaagagcttcttCAGGAGCTCTGACTTAGCCAGACACCAACAGAGGCACCATCAGGAAAGCCCTGCAAGTGCCCCCAGTGCAGGAGGAGTTTCattctctgctccagctccagtcCCCACTGGAGGAGCCACGTTGGGCAAAGCCCTCGTGACCCACAATACTCATGTTCCGTTTTGGGAAGTCATGTTCCTGGTTATGCTTTTGGTTTGGCATTAA